In the genome of Palaemon carinicauda isolate YSFRI2023 chromosome 13, ASM3689809v2, whole genome shotgun sequence, one region contains:
- the LOC137652367 gene encoding uncharacterized protein, with amino-acid sequence MEELEEQLYILKEELRLSNEREERLLLENARLSSENEEMQRKLRELQGTVERVEEGVEMRMRENEKRMEAMMGQVMGMMKTVIGEGAVGGVASASGNGLMVEEDRVSDNGEGSDSDIESKGPRHSKIGTKGNRKEKKGKENVTKEKKKGQGVSEDDHEWVKVVSKKKVKKGIVKDRTLSVELDSLYSNEEEGNKKGVDSEDSSENEVEEVCKTVFMREVPRCERFNEHSSRNVYDFFREYEKFCQAKYGDSKRVWARELGEFLSGYLLTMYGVIMSVGEVEYESVKNRIIEQVKRMKGSVRYKRKNDFDEARMKVGEAISMYVCRLETLARKKYGDEGINENKELMKKFLGTVPESVCEFINLKRKEKMRWTRERLTWDDILEIVEDYELDRCMKESKSVSVRTGMEECVPEFGSFRDAVMRGPMRAADSVVDRSVRVSNVGIPIPRNDGFRQGNQVWRDRSASTQQVRLGSGIREERCYRCGKVGHKKNECRWALGACFGCGETGHRISDCKKEKVVKCYRCGMTGHIASGCRNNRMNVICGNCGKDGHYARMCKEPRGKCTECGADGHVARVCRNKGSSQPGCSGN; translated from the coding sequence atggaggaactggaagaacagttgtatattttaaaggaggaattgcggttgtctaatgagcgagaggagaggttgttgttggagaatgcgaggttaagtagtgagaatgaggagatgcaaaggaaacttagggaacttcagggaactgtagagagagtggaagagggtgttgagatgaggatgcgagaaaatgagaaacgaatggaagctatgatggggcaagtaatggggatgatgaaaactgtcataggtgaaggtgcagtcggaggagtggcttctgcttctggtaacgggttgatggtggaagaggatagggtaagtgataatggggaaggtagtgatagtgatattgaaagtaaagggcctagacatagtaagattggaacgaagggtaataggaaggagaagaaaggtaaagaaaatgtgacgaaagaaaagaagaaaggtcagggtgtgagtgaggatgatcatgaatgggtgaaggtggtaagtaagaaaaaggttaagaagggaatagttaaagataggactttgagtgtagaactagattcattgtattcaaatgaagaagaaggcaacaagaagggagtagacagtgaagatagtagtgagaatgaagtagaggaagtttgtaagacagtgtttatgagagaggttcctaggtgtgaaaggtttaatgaacatagcagtaggaatgtatatgacttctttagggaatatgaaaagttttgtcaggctaagtatggggatagtaagagagtttgggctagggagttgggagaatttttgtcaggatatttgttgacgatgtatggggtgataatgagtgtaggagaggttgagtatgaaagtgtaaagaataggataattgaacaggtaaaacgtatgaaaggtagtgttaggtataagcgaaaaaatgattttgatgaagcacgaatgaaggtgggtgaagcaatctcgatgtatgtatgtcggttagaaacattggctagaaagaagtatggggacgaaggaataaatgaaaataaggaactaatgaagaagtttttgggtacagtaccagagagtgtgtgtgagtttattaatttgaaacggaaggagaaaatgaggtggactagagagagattaacttgggatgatattttagagatagttgaggattacgagttggataggtgtatgaaagaaagtaaatctgtgagtgtaagaactggaatggaggaatgtgtgccagaatttggtagttttagagatgctgttatgagagggccaatgagggcagctgatagtgtagtagatagaagtgttagggtgagtaatgtaggaatacccattccgagaaatgacgggtttagacagggaaatcaagtttggagagatagaagtgctagtacgcagcaagttaggttaggtagtggtatccgtgaagagaggtgttataggtgtgggaaagtaggacataaaaagaacgagtgtagatgggcattaggagcatgtttcgggtgtggagagacagggcatcgtattagcgactgtaagaaagagaaagtggttaagtgttatcggtgtggtatgactggacacatagcgagtggatgccgtaataatcgtatgaatgtaatttgtggtaattgtggtaaggatggtcattatgctagaatgtgcaaggagccgcggggtaagtgtactgaatgtggtgcagatgggcatgtagctagggtttgtaggaataagggatcaagtcagccaggatgttcgggaaactaa